The genome window CTCTCCTCGCGACGCGGTATGGATTAAGACGAGCGGTCGGTCATCTTCGCGCTCAATGCGCCAGGCTTTGCGACGCCCTTCAAGTGCGCTGCGAAGCCGCCCCTCAAACGGTGACGCTGCCTTCAGCAAGAGTGCCGCAAGCGGCAGCATCGCATCGTAGAAGCGATACCACCCTCCACCCAGTTCATAAGGCCGGGCAATTCTATCGCCCGCCGTCGGAGCCTCCCGAGGTGCGATGACCGCTTGCATCTACAGCGAGCAGGTCCTTTAGCGCCGCCTCAACCATCTGCGGCCTTATCTCATTCATGCAACGGAAATGTCCCAGCGGACAGACCTTCGGGCCATGGGGATGGCACGGGCGGCAGGCCAGCCCCTCAACCTGAACCACTCCGCTGGCGGCGCGAAACGGGGCAAATCCAAACTCCGGCACCGTCGGCCCAAAAAGCGCTACCGTCGGGGTCCCTACCGCAGTCGCAATGTGCATCGGCCCGCTGTCGCTGCCGATGAATGCTTTTGACTGGGACAACAGGGCAACGAGATCGCCCGGTGTCGTTTCACCGCAAAAGTTCAAGGCCGGCCGGGTGAGTCGGGCCGCCAGGCGATTCGAAAACTCCCTCTCCCGGGTCGTCCCGACGAAAACCAGAAACGCTTCGCCCTGCCGGAAAAGGAACTCCATCCAACCCTCTTCTGTCCAGGCTTTGGTCGGGTGTGACGCTCCGGGAGCAACGACCAACGGCCGGACGTCCTGTGCGATCCCACTTGCTGCACGGAATTCATCAAGTCTTTGTCCGATAATGCGGACCCGTTCCGCATCGGCTCTTAGATAAGTTCCGCCCCCGTCGTCTTCGGCTCCGAAAGCCGCGGCCGCTTCAAGATATTGTAGCGCGACTGCCGGAGGCGTCCCAATCCTATCGCGCAGGGTTGGAAAGTGAATGCGTAAGAACCGGTTAAATCGTGGCCTATGATAGTGGAC of Calditrichota bacterium contains these proteins:
- a CDS encoding glycosyltransferase family 9 protein, producing MAHQPDEVSISGNETAGILVVRLSSLGDVVLTSVAIRALRRANPLARIELLTLASWTEIGLAMPEVDLVHAYPGKHSERKRLASGLRDRDISRALDLQNNVRSRILIRKLGITRIVHYHRPRFNRFLRIHFPTLRDRIGTPPAVALQYLEAAAAFGAEDDGGGTYLRADAERVRIIGQRLDEFRAASGIAQDVRPLVVAPGASHPTKAWTEEGWMEFLFRQGEAFLVFVGTTREREFSNRLAARLTRPALNFCGETTPGDLVALLSQSKAFIGSDSGPMHIATAVGTPTVALFGPTVPEFGFAPFRAASGVVQVEGLACRPCHPHGPKVCPLGHFRCMNEIRPQMVEAALKDLLAVDASGHRTSGGSDGGR